The following proteins are encoded in a genomic region of Acidobacteriota bacterium:
- the recF gene encoding DNA replication and repair protein RecF (All proteins in this family for which functions are known are DNA-binding proteins that assist the filamentation of RecA onto DNA for the initiation of recombination or recombinational repair.) codes for MLLLSLEASGFRNLQGKISCAAGLNILVGENGQGKTNWLEAIALVASTRSFRTTKLQEAVRFGEQLAIVSAMVEESPEITRKLQVSIQGNTKALTVNDKKETVQRYLGQLHAVVFNADELEIVRGQPDARRRFLDAGIVPLHPPFIQTFTDYSRVIKQKNALLQRARDEEFTTEKTAELLAPWNEQLATLASRIHRARVRFVERLNGVLEKQLFGREELSIRYVSSLEGKGDLADYEALITERLALRVHAEIVSGHALIGTHRDDLEIHFDGHDLRKYGSAGQQRSALLLLQLANIAVYHATRGEYPLFLLDDIDAELDYNRIAQLLEYLEGKTQTFVTTSKESFIEKFGANAAVFRVSDGTAKSL; via the coding sequence CGCCGCCGGGCTCAACATCCTCGTCGGCGAAAACGGCCAGGGCAAGACCAACTGGCTCGAGGCAATTGCGCTTGTCGCATCAACGCGTTCGTTTCGCACGACAAAATTGCAAGAAGCTGTCCGTTTTGGCGAACAGCTCGCGATCGTCAGTGCAATGGTCGAAGAATCGCCTGAGATCACCCGAAAGCTGCAGGTCTCGATCCAAGGCAATACCAAAGCTCTGACCGTCAACGATAAAAAAGAGACCGTACAGCGGTATCTCGGCCAGCTTCACGCCGTCGTTTTTAACGCCGACGAGCTCGAGATAGTCCGCGGACAACCGGACGCTCGCCGTCGTTTTCTCGACGCCGGCATCGTCCCGCTCCATCCGCCGTTCATCCAGACATTTACCGATTACAGCCGCGTCATCAAACAAAAGAATGCCCTGCTCCAGCGTGCTCGAGACGAAGAATTCACAACTGAGAAAACCGCCGAACTGCTCGCCCCGTGGAACGAACAGCTAGCGACACTCGCTTCACGAATACACCGTGCCCGCGTTCGCTTTGTCGAGCGTTTGAATGGCGTGCTCGAAAAACAACTCTTCGGCCGCGAAGAACTCTCTATCCGTTACGTCTCGTCGCTCGAGGGCAAAGGCGACCTCGCCGATTACGAAGCCCTCATCACCGAGCGCCTCGCCCTCCGTGTCCACGCCGAGATCGTCTCCGGCCACGCACTGATCGGCACCCATCGCGACGATCTCGAGATCCACTTCGACGGCCACGATCTGAGAAAGTACGGTTCCGCCGGCCAACAGCGTTCCGCCCTGTTACTGCTCCAGCTAGCCAATATCGCCGTCTATCATGCTACCCGAGGTGAATATCCGCTCTTTCTCCTCGACGACATCGACGCCGAACTCGACTACAACCGCATCGCCCAGCTCCTCGAATATCTCGAAGGCAAAACCCAGACATTCGTCACCACTTCAAAAGAAAGTTTCATCGAAAAATTCGGCGCGAACGCGGCCGTATTTCGAGTCTCGGACGGAACCGCTAAATCACTCTAA
- the gyrB gene encoding DNA topoisomerase (ATP-hydrolyzing) subunit B, with translation MQRFSKLAKAKQEYGADQITVLEGRDAVRKRPAMYIGSTSEIGLHHLVYEVVDNSVDEALAGYCDTIEVVIHMDNSITVVDNGRGIPTDMHKQEGRSAAEVVMTILHAGGKFDSNSYKVSGGLHGVGVSCVNFLSEYLRLEIWRDGVTHEMEFEAGIPVAPLVKTGTTNKRGTKITFRPDSSIFETTTYSFEKLSERLREKAFLNKGIRIFIKDEREEPEKSHEFYYKGGIAEFVKHLNRNKAPLHDEPLYFELIADDLSIEVSMQYNDSYDEKIFSFANNINTVDGGTHLSGFRGAITRTINNYAETSGLTKNAKVTLTGDDVREGLVAVISVKIPQPQFEGQTKGKLNSPVKGPVESFLNEKLGDFFEQNPAVAKKIVGKAVDAARARDAARKAREIVRKSALGTSTLPGKLADCQEKDPALSEIYIVEGDSAGGSAKQGRDRKNQAVLPLKGKILNVEKARFDKMLGHGEIKALITALGTGIGKDDFDVAKLRYHKICLMTDADVDGSHIRTLLLTFFYRQMPELLENGYVYIAQPPLYKVKRGKKEEYIKDEPAMFSYLMRMATADIQISSATKDITGRELSKVLDQTKQLKNYSERIARRLNNDPKLVEMILEAFAGKDGVLVKNSVRLRKVFGDQEMMSEIEAKLRAEYSTDLNQDEEHGLWRIEIAYPNGTFRHVDWNMASYVEFQKAVELKRSLEIDFPAPFVVGENGKSETVDSREELLEKVMAMAKKDLTIQRYKGLGEMNPEQLWETTMDPEKRTMLQVRIEDAIETDGIFTVLMGDQVEPRRKFIEDNALDVKNLDV, from the coding sequence ATACAGAGGTTTTCAAAATTGGCTAAAGCAAAACAGGAATACGGCGCAGATCAGATCACAGTTCTTGAGGGACGCGACGCGGTGCGTAAGCGGCCGGCGATGTACATTGGTTCGACGAGCGAGATCGGTCTTCACCATCTGGTTTACGAGGTTGTCGATAATTCGGTTGACGAGGCTCTCGCGGGCTACTGCGACACGATCGAGGTCGTCATCCACATGGATAACTCCATCACCGTTGTCGACAACGGCCGCGGCATCCCGACCGATATGCACAAGCAAGAGGGACGCTCGGCGGCCGAGGTCGTCATGACGATCCTCCACGCCGGCGGTAAGTTCGACTCGAATTCGTATAAAGTGTCCGGCGGCCTGCACGGCGTCGGCGTCAGCTGCGTCAACTTCCTGAGCGAATATCTGCGGCTCGAGATCTGGCGTGACGGAGTGACGCACGAGATGGAATTCGAGGCCGGCATACCGGTCGCACCGCTCGTCAAAACAGGAACGACCAACAAACGCGGCACCAAGATCACGTTCCGCCCCGATTCGAGCATTTTCGAGACGACCACATACAGCTTTGAAAAGCTGTCGGAACGCCTGCGTGAAAAGGCATTCCTCAACAAAGGCATCCGCATCTTTATCAAGGACGAACGCGAAGAGCCTGAAAAATCGCACGAGTTCTATTACAAAGGCGGCATCGCCGAATTTGTAAAACATCTCAACCGCAACAAGGCTCCGTTGCACGACGAACCGCTCTATTTTGAGCTGATCGCCGACGATCTCTCGATCGAAGTGTCGATGCAGTACAACGACAGCTACGACGAAAAGATCTTCTCATTCGCCAACAATATCAACACGGTCGACGGCGGCACGCACCTCTCGGGTTTTCGCGGTGCGATCACGCGGACGATCAATAATTACGCCGAAACCTCGGGCCTTACCAAAAATGCCAAGGTCACGCTGACCGGCGACGATGTTCGCGAAGGCCTCGTCGCGGTCATCTCGGTCAAGATCCCGCAGCCGCAGTTCGAGGGTCAGACGAAAGGCAAGCTCAATTCGCCCGTCAAAGGCCCGGTCGAATCTTTCCTCAATGAGAAGCTCGGTGACTTTTTTGAGCAGAATCCGGCCGTCGCCAAAAAGATCGTCGGCAAAGCGGTCGATGCCGCCCGTGCCCGCGACGCTGCCAGAAAGGCGAGAGAAATTGTACGAAAGAGTGCTCTCGGCACATCGACATTGCCCGGTAAATTGGCCGATTGTCAGGAAAAGGACCCGGCTTTGTCGGAGATCTACATCGTTGAGGGAGACTCCGCCGGAGGCTCGGCCAAGCAGGGCCGAGACCGTAAGAACCAGGCCGTCCTGCCGCTCAAGGGTAAGATCCTCAACGTCGAAAAGGCCCGATTCGACAAAATGCTCGGCCACGGCGAGATCAAAGCGTTGATCACGGCTCTGGGAACCGGCATCGGCAAGGATGATTTTGACGTTGCCAAGCTCCGCTATCACAAGATCTGCCTGATGACCGACGCTGACGTCGACGGCAGCCACATTCGCACGCTCTTGCTGACGTTCTTTTACCGACAGATGCCCGAGCTGCTCGAAAACGGCTATGTTTACATCGCCCAGCCGCCGCTCTACAAGGTAAAACGCGGCAAAAAAGAGGAGTACATCAAGGACGAACCGGCGATGTTCAGCTATCTGATGCGGATGGCGACCGCCGACATCCAGATCAGCTCGGCGACCAAGGATATTACCGGCCGCGAGCTGTCGAAGGTGCTCGACCAGACCAAACAGCTCAAGAATTACTCCGAACGTATCGCCCGCCGCCTCAATAACGATCCGAAGCTCGTCGAGATGATCCTCGAGGCATTTGCGGGCAAGGACGGCGTGCTTGTCAAAAATTCGGTCCGCCTCAGAAAGGTCTTCGGCGATCAGGAAATGATGTCCGAGATCGAAGCCAAGCTTCGTGCCGAATACAGCACCGACCTCAACCAGGACGAGGAACACGGCCTCTGGCGGATCGAGATCGCATATCCAAACGGCACCTTCCGCCACGTCGATTGGAACATGGCGAGCTACGTCGAATTTCAAAAGGCGGTCGAGCTCAAGAGGTCGCTCGAGATCGATTTCCCAGCACCCTTCGTCGTCGGCGAGAACGGCAAGAGCGAGACGGTCGACAGCCGCGAAGAGCTCCTCGAAAAAGTAATGGCGATGGCCAAAAAAGACCTCACCATCCAGCGTTATAAAGGCCTCGGCGAGATGAACCCCGAACAGCTCTGGGAAACCACCATGGATCCCGAAAAACGTACCATGCTCCAGGTCCGTATCGAAGACGCCATCGAGACCGACGGCATCTTCACCGTCCTCATGGGCGACCAAGTCGAACCCCGACGCAAATTCATCGAAGACAACGCCCTCGACGTCAAGAATCTGGACGTCTAG
- a CDS encoding saccharopine dehydrogenase NADP-binding domain-containing protein — translation MANTFLIYGANGYTGELITRFAAKRGLRPILAGRNEAKISELAGKYGFEYRVFSLDETAKLDAALQEVDMVLHCAGPFSITSMPMVKACLRNRKHYTDITGEISVFETCAAMDAKAQEAGVMVMPGVGFDVVPSDSLARHLKDCLPTATHLSLAFYGMGRISHGTQATMTMNVGKGGAIRKDGKITPVPAAWKMREIDFGEVTKTGVTIPWGDVSTAFYSTGIPNIEVFTIVPPSNLKMMKMSRYLGWLLATGPVQSYLQSKIPAGGPSDAEREKGRTLLWGEATDANGNKVESRLQGPEGYTVTAIAALNIAEKILAGNFTPGYQTPAKAYGADLILEIAGTSRQDVT, via the coding sequence ATGGCAAATACATTTTTGATCTACGGGGCGAATGGCTACACGGGCGAGTTGATCACGCGGTTTGCGGCGAAGCGTGGGCTCAGGCCGATACTCGCGGGGCGGAATGAGGCTAAGATCTCGGAGCTGGCCGGCAAATACGGATTTGAGTATCGCGTGTTCTCGCTTGATGAGACGGCAAAGCTCGATGCGGCTTTGCAAGAGGTCGATATGGTTCTGCATTGTGCGGGGCCGTTTTCGATCACGAGTATGCCGATGGTCAAGGCCTGTCTGCGCAACCGCAAGCATTACACCGACATCACCGGCGAGATCAGCGTTTTTGAGACGTGTGCGGCGATGGACGCTAAGGCTCAGGAGGCCGGTGTGATGGTGATGCCGGGCGTCGGGTTTGATGTGGTGCCGAGCGATTCGCTGGCACGGCATCTGAAAGACTGTTTGCCGACGGCGACACATCTTTCGCTCGCGTTTTATGGCATGGGACGCATTTCGCACGGTACGCAGGCGACGATGACTATGAACGTCGGCAAGGGCGGTGCCATCCGCAAGGACGGCAAGATCACGCCCGTTCCTGCCGCGTGGAAGATGCGTGAGATCGATTTTGGCGAGGTCACAAAGACCGGCGTGACTATCCCGTGGGGCGATGTTTCGACGGCGTTTTACTCGACCGGCATTCCCAATATCGAGGTCTTTACCATCGTGCCGCCGTCCAATCTCAAGATGATGAAGATGAGCCGATATCTCGGATGGCTGCTAGCGACAGGCCCGGTCCAGAGCTATCTGCAAAGCAAGATCCCCGCCGGCGGGCCGTCCGACGCCGAACGCGAAAAAGGTCGAACGCTGCTCTGGGGCGAGGCCACCGACGCCAACGGTAACAAGGTCGAATCACGCCTCCAAGGTCCCGAGGGATATACCGTTACGGCCATCGCCGCTCTGAACATTGCGGAGAAGATCCTGGCCGGAAACTTCACACCTGGCTATCAAACGCCTGCAAAAGCATACGGCGCCGACCTGATACTCGAGATCGCAGGCACATCGCGTCAGGACGTGACCTGA
- a CDS encoding beta-lactamase family protein, whose amino-acid sequence MKFPKLRYRPYLVLFSIFAFAVFAHGQSELEAKCDSVFASMNNTHSSGVAVTVIQNGKVLAKKSYGLASIEHQVPFTHQSVVRINYSEGREFISIAAVLMEQDGKLSLDDKVRKYFPDLPAWSSNVTVWDLLNHRSGFVDEWATVLLTQANMANRFDKSQFLRLLYTQPRPEIEPGKGYMYSNSDFGLLRLILEKASGEKLSAWMKKRMFDPLKMNSTRQYDDQLAVIRNFARAYSDNGDGKAKLKYNDKTSPASNYFIATSADDLALWAAAHADETNDIAKATAKLLKNVRLMPNNKDHYIFGQTVEKVAGQTRIFHRGVNEDLYLTRVPELGLVLITIGNRQPGFEVENKALLNYILKTPETTGPRPNFLTKPIAVTKEELTRYEGRYLFQDQATWQSYVPMRRTNDFFVSEGVLKIRFSGDTIYSLTPVGKGVFYAYEEGFGTQVTFSQTVPGSPLEARLDFDDGFPSIRMKKEPNIWAPTKAELSSFTGTYYSKHLNFYWTIVLNPDGKLIVRRPTIADMELIPDLKNEFRLTMEDRVNHGFDVWVRFDRDAKGKIAHITAHYPRLMDHRFDLVSK is encoded by the coding sequence ATGAAATTCCCAAAATTGAGATACAGACCGTATCTTGTTCTGTTCAGTATTTTTGCGTTTGCAGTTTTTGCACACGGCCAGAGCGAGCTTGAAGCAAAATGCGACAGCGTGTTCGCGTCGATGAATAACACTCACTCATCGGGCGTTGCGGTTACGGTTATCCAGAATGGAAAAGTGCTTGCGAAGAAGTCATACGGCCTGGCGAGCATCGAGCATCAGGTGCCGTTTACGCACCAGAGCGTTGTTCGGATCAACTATTCCGAGGGACGCGAGTTTATTTCGATAGCCGCCGTTTTGATGGAACAGGACGGAAAGCTCAGCCTTGACGATAAGGTTCGAAAATATTTTCCTGATCTTCCGGCATGGTCGAGCAACGTCACCGTTTGGGACCTTTTGAATCACCGCAGTGGTTTCGTTGACGAGTGGGCAACTGTTCTGCTGACGCAGGCCAACATGGCTAACCGGTTCGACAAATCGCAGTTCCTCAGATTGCTCTACACGCAGCCACGGCCTGAGATCGAGCCTGGCAAAGGCTATATGTACAGCAATTCCGACTTTGGATTGCTCCGTTTGATCCTCGAAAAAGCTTCGGGCGAAAAGCTATCCGCCTGGATGAAAAAGCGGATGTTCGACCCGTTGAAAATGAATTCGACACGGCAGTACGATGATCAGTTAGCGGTGATCCGAAACTTCGCCCGCGCATATTCAGACAATGGCGACGGCAAGGCCAAGTTGAAATATAACGACAAGACATCGCCCGCCTCAAACTATTTTATCGCCACCTCTGCCGACGATCTTGCCCTCTGGGCCGCCGCTCACGCAGACGAAACGAACGATATCGCCAAAGCGACCGCGAAGCTTCTAAAAAATGTAAGATTGATGCCCAACAACAAGGACCATTACATTTTCGGCCAGACGGTCGAGAAAGTCGCAGGTCAGACGCGAATATTTCACAGGGGCGTAAATGAGGACCTATATCTTACGAGAGTTCCGGAGTTGGGCCTTGTGTTAATTACGATAGGCAACCGCCAACCCGGGTTCGAGGTAGAAAATAAGGCCCTTTTGAATTACATTCTCAAAACCCCTGAAACTACCGGGCCGAGGCCTAATTTTCTCACCAAACCGATCGCAGTGACAAAAGAAGAACTTACCCGCTACGAGGGTCGATACCTCTTCCAAGATCAGGCAACCTGGCAAAGCTATGTTCCAATGCGTAGGACGAATGACTTTTTTGTCTCCGAAGGTGTCCTGAAAATAAGGTTCTCAGGAGACACCATTTATTCGCTTACGCCGGTCGGAAAGGGCGTCTTCTACGCCTATGAAGAAGGCTTTGGCACGCAGGTGACCTTTAGCCAGACTGTACCCGGTTCACCGCTCGAAGCACGTCTCGATTTTGATGATGGATTTCCGTCGATCAGGATGAAAAAGGAGCCTAATATCTGGGCTCCGACCAAGGCAGAGCTTTCTTCCTTCACGGGCACATATTACAGCAAGCACCTGAATTTTTACTGGACCATCGTTTTGAATCCGGACGGGAAGCTGATCGTTAGGCGGCCGACGATTGCGGATATGGAATTGATACCCGACCTCAAAAACGAGTTCCGGTTGACGATGGAGGATCGGGTTAATCACGGCTTTGATGTGTGGGTCAGGTTTGATCGGGATGCAAAAGGTAAAATTGCGCACATAACGGCTCATTATCCCCGACTGATGGACCACAGATTTGATCTGGTTTCGAAATAA
- a CDS encoding serine hydrolase — translation MKTDTSSVWKFVFLIVVLLSTQIFAQAQPSSPRYKYAPPRSLNDGIRTGTLKSARLDEARMSAGMNEILKETYGNIHSVLVIRSGKLVFEEYFTGPDQNNHQGEIGVVVHNGETLHDIRSVTKSVVALAVLIAHSQGKIKDLDQPIFDFFPEYASYAEGEKKNITIRHALTMTPGLEWNEGFAYSNPANTAFQMNNAPNTIEFVLSRKLVNKPGATFEYNGGTTQLLAAILKKATGSDIENFTAKHLLTPLGITKYEWAPLQGQPDADSGLRLRSRDMAKIGSLVMNSGKWKGKQIIPAKLIDDATRPSIKVSEEADGWKTHYGYQIWLQSFPDAGKEYSVIELTGNGGQKIMIDKKNDLIVVVTAGTYDSKGLKKYSFDILLDIAYPSIKDR, via the coding sequence ATGAAAACAGACACTTCCTCGGTGTGGAAATTTGTCTTCCTGATTGTCGTACTTTTGTCGACTCAGATATTTGCGCAGGCGCAGCCATCATCTCCTCGATACAAATACGCTCCACCCAGAAGCCTAAACGATGGCATACGTACAGGAACGCTGAAGTCGGCACGGCTCGACGAGGCTCGAATGTCCGCCGGGATGAATGAGATCCTGAAAGAAACTTATGGAAATATCCATAGCGTGTTGGTCATTCGCAGCGGGAAGCTTGTTTTCGAAGAATATTTCACAGGACCTGATCAAAATAACCATCAGGGCGAGATAGGTGTTGTCGTTCACAACGGCGAGACGCTCCACGATATTCGGAGCGTGACAAAAAGCGTCGTCGCATTAGCGGTGCTCATCGCACATTCCCAAGGCAAGATCAAGGATCTCGACCAGCCCATCTTCGACTTCTTTCCCGAATACGCGAGCTATGCCGAGGGCGAAAAGAAGAACATAACGATACGCCATGCTCTCACAATGACTCCCGGTCTCGAGTGGAATGAAGGCTTCGCGTATTCGAACCCTGCAAACACCGCTTTTCAGATGAATAACGCACCGAATACGATCGAGTTCGTGCTGAGCAGAAAGCTCGTCAATAAACCGGGAGCCACGTTTGAATACAATGGCGGAACTACACAGTTGCTTGCCGCGATCCTCAAAAAAGCGACCGGATCGGACATCGAGAATTTCACTGCAAAACACCTTCTCACGCCGTTGGGAATAACAAAATATGAATGGGCACCGCTACAGGGCCAGCCCGACGCCGATTCGGGCCTCCGGCTCCGTTCCCGTGACATGGCAAAGATCGGATCGCTTGTGATGAATTCCGGAAAATGGAAAGGTAAGCAGATAATTCCCGCCAAATTGATAGACGATGCAACCAGGCCGTCGATCAAGGTCTCGGAGGAAGCGGACGGTTGGAAGACGCATTACGGCTATCAGATCTGGCTGCAGAGTTTTCCGGATGCCGGCAAGGAATACTCCGTGATCGAGCTCACCGGCAATGGTGGGCAAAAGATCATGATCGATAAGAAAAACGACTTAATAGTCGTCGTTACGGCCGGGACCTATGACAGCAAGGGTCTGAAGAAGTATTCATTTGATATCCTTCTTGATATTGCCTATCCGTCAATAAAGGATAGGTGA
- a CDS encoding YwbE family protein gives MPHRTRKNITPGTKVAIVLKQDQRTGKQTVGTVKDLLTNSPSHPHGIKVRLTDGQVGRVQSIIHVENRSSNR, from the coding sequence ATGCCGCACCGGACACGCAAAAACATAACACCCGGAACAAAGGTCGCGATCGTCCTCAAACAGGACCAGCGAACCGGCAAACAGACCGTCGGAACGGTCAAAGATCTGCTGACAAATTCGCCGAGTCATCCGCACGGGATCAAGGTTCGGCTCACGGATGGGCAGGTTGGGCGTGTTCAATCAATAATTCATGTCGAAAATCGTTCGTCCAACCGTTGA
- a CDS encoding DinB family protein, protein MNDQTELRKHLLELLAGKSAHIAIEAALRGFPINLINERCENSPHTAWELLEHIRIAQTDILEFSRNSKHVSPDFPDGYWNKDIGGTIDWQMSTDRIFEDLQAMRDLVADESRDLFAPIPHGDGQTLLREVLVLADHNSYHLGQLMLIRRTLERSPAVN, encoded by the coding sequence ATGAACGATCAAACTGAGCTTCGCAAACACCTGCTCGAATTGCTCGCCGGCAAATCGGCACACATTGCGATCGAGGCTGCACTTCGTGGTTTTCCGATCAATCTGATCAACGAACGGTGCGAGAATTCGCCGCACACGGCATGGGAACTGCTCGAGCACATCCGCATCGCCCAAACCGACATCCTCGAATTCAGCCGAAACAGCAAGCATGTCTCGCCCGATTTTCCTGATGGTTACTGGAACAAGGACATCGGCGGAACGATCGATTGGCAGATGTCGACCGACCGGATATTTGAAGATCTGCAGGCGATGCGCGATCTGGTGGCGGACGAGTCGAGGGATCTTTTTGCTCCGATACCTCACGGCGACGGGCAAACCCTGTTGCGTGAGGTTTTGGTGCTAGCCGACCATAATTCGTACCACCTTGGCCAGTTGATGCTGATCCGGCGAACACTCGAACGCAGCCCTGCAGTAAACTGA
- a CDS encoding leucyl/phenylalanyl-tRNA--protein transferase, translating to MNLIDFPDPRTFRYAEWVRVGNYLYPADGVVYYGGELSVENLRNAYRAGIFPWYTEGIPLPWHCPDERAILEFADLKIPRSLEKIRRKGELTFTIDKDFRSVIRECSLARRPGQSGTWITDEFEQGFNELHHAGDAHCVEAWDKEGNLVGGLYGVDSGGIFCGESMFYKRPNASKLAVLFLIDHLRSRGATWLDSQVMTPHFEALGAKEIDRGEFLDKLKETQDLKLSVF from the coding sequence ATGAACCTGATCGACTTCCCGGATCCGCGGACGTTTCGATATGCCGAATGGGTTCGGGTCGGGAACTATCTTTATCCGGCGGATGGCGTTGTTTATTACGGCGGAGAATTATCGGTCGAAAATCTGCGAAACGCATATCGGGCTGGCATTTTTCCGTGGTATACGGAAGGCATTCCGCTGCCGTGGCATTGTCCTGACGAGCGTGCGATCCTCGAATTTGCAGATCTCAAGATCCCGCGAAGCCTCGAGAAGATCAGGCGAAAGGGCGAACTGACGTTTACGATCGACAAGGATTTTCGCTCGGTGATTCGAGAGTGTTCGCTTGCCCGTCGTCCTGGCCAGAGCGGCACGTGGATAACGGACGAGTTCGAGCAAGGCTTCAATGAACTCCATCACGCCGGCGACGCGCACTGCGTCGAGGCTTGGGATAAGGAGGGCAATCTCGTTGGAGGCCTGTACGGAGTCGATTCGGGTGGTATTTTCTGCGGCGAATCGATGTTCTACAAGCGGCCGAACGCCTCGAAACTTGCCGTTCTTTTCCTCATAGATCACCTGCGTTCTCGCGGCGCGACGTGGCTCGATTCGCAGGTGATGACGCCGCATTTTGAGGCTTTGGGCGCGAAAGAGATTGACCGAGGCGAGTTTTTGGATAAACTCAAGGAAACGCAGGATCTGAAACTGTCCGTCTTTTGA
- a CDS encoding MATE family efflux transporter yields MSLDVQAPSLEPVDNSFWAVLREAVRGTDRDFTQGPIGLAIFLLAVPMILEMSMESLFAVVDIFFVAKLGADAVAIVGLTESVMALIYAVAFGFAIGATATVARRTGEGDAEGAAKSAAHVIYCGVIVSLLISAIGIIFAPQILTLLGAKPHILEEGSRFMRIMVGGNAVVLFIFLLNAIFRGAGDAAIAMRVLILANGLNMILAPCFIFGVWFFPEMGVTGAAVGTTIGRGVGVAYAAWCLFRFGGRIHVDRESWRFDPKLLWKLTKLSSTGVFQLLVATASWTALMPIMAGFGEVAIAGYVIALRVVMFALLPALGLSNAAATMVGQNLGAGKPERSEAAVWKAGWFNAVFYFGIGVVFWLFSNQIIGIFTQESEVLKYGTSALHIIAYGFAFYGLGMVLETAFNGAGDTWTPTYLNLLVFWVIEIPLAYLLAYKFEMGPDGVFWAITIAFSLLAVASAVLFRRGKWKLKVV; encoded by the coding sequence ATGTCTTTAGATGTTCAGGCTCCGTCGTTGGAGCCGGTGGATAATTCGTTTTGGGCTGTCTTGCGCGAGGCTGTCCGTGGTACGGATCGCGACTTTACGCAGGGGCCGATCGGACTCGCCATTTTCCTGCTCGCGGTGCCGATGATACTCGAAATGAGTATGGAGAGCCTCTTTGCCGTGGTCGACATATTCTTTGTTGCCAAATTGGGGGCCGATGCTGTCGCTATTGTCGGCCTGACCGAGTCGGTCATGGCGCTGATCTACGCCGTCGCATTCGGATTTGCGATCGGAGCGACCGCGACGGTCGCACGCCGGACCGGCGAAGGTGACGCGGAAGGAGCCGCAAAGTCGGCCGCTCACGTTATCTATTGCGGCGTGATCGTATCGCTCTTGATAAGCGCGATCGGCATTATCTTTGCGCCTCAGATCCTTACACTGTTGGGAGCGAAACCGCATATTCTTGAAGAAGGCTCGCGTTTCATGCGGATCATGGTCGGTGGAAATGCCGTCGTGCTTTTCATCTTTCTATTGAATGCGATCTTTCGCGGGGCCGGCGATGCGGCAATCGCAATGCGCGTGCTGATACTGGCCAATGGCCTCAACATGATACTCGCTCCGTGTTTCATTTTTGGGGTTTGGTTCTTTCCCGAAATGGGAGTGACCGGTGCCGCGGTCGGGACGACGATAGGGCGCGGCGTCGGGGTCGCGTATGCCGCGTGGTGTTTGTTCAGGTTTGGCGGACGAATACACGTAGATCGCGAAAGTTGGCGATTCGATCCTAAACTATTGTGGAAGCTCACAAAACTATCATCGACCGGGGTCTTCCAGTTGCTGGTCGCGACCGCAAGTTGGACAGCTTTGATGCCGATCATGGCAGGGTTTGGAGAAGTTGCGATCGCCGGTTACGTGATCGCTTTGCGTGTCGTTATGTTTGCTTTGTTGCCAGCCTTGGGGTTGAGCAATGCGGCGGCGACGATGGTCGGGCAGAATTTGGGAGCCGGCAAACCTGAGCGCTCCGAGGCGGCGGTTTGGAAGGCCGGTTGGTTCAATGCTGTCTTCTATTTTGGGATCGGCGTGGTGTTTTGGTTGTTTTCGAATCAGATCATCGGTATTTTCACGCAGGAATCTGAGGTCCTAAAGTACGGAACATCAGCACTGCATATCATCGCTTACGGCTTTGCTTTCTATGGACTGGGGATGGTGCTCGAAACCGCATTCAACGGCGCCGGTGACACATGGACGCCGACGTATCTCAATCTCCTTGTATTCTGGGTCATTGAGATCCCTTTGGCGTATTTGTTGGCGTACAAATTCGAAATGGGCCCGGATGGTGTGTTTTGGGCGATCACCATTGCATTTTCGCTGCTTGCCGTTGCAAGTGCCGTATTGTTCCGCCGCGGAAAGTGGAAGCTCAAAGTTGTTTAG